A region from the Catellatospora sp. TT07R-123 genome encodes:
- a CDS encoding fatty acid desaturase has translation MSAPGLPSLAEVGADLLPVTGRRRWLALLRPYAGVGLFVLAAWRGWWWLTPLLVFGVFVAVVTVTHDVVHRSLGLTARQTEWALFAMGVVLLESGHAYRDTHLQHHRLFPSDDDPEGYPARLTLLGAIAYGPVFLGRLWWWAFRRAAGDARRRAWLLVEAVMPVAVLAGGVLLWPYTPGLLVYAVMAVVGSWVYPLLTVYLPHHRYGDDPLTQTRTLRGRIIPAVFLELTYHLEHHLYPQIPSHRLPELARRLDPHLARAGVRPVRVI, from the coding sequence GTGAGCGCCCCGGGGCTGCCGAGCCTGGCCGAGGTCGGCGCCGACCTGCTGCCCGTGACGGGGCGGCGGCGCTGGCTGGCGCTGCTGCGGCCGTACGCCGGAGTCGGGCTGTTCGTGCTCGCGGCCTGGCGCGGCTGGTGGTGGCTGACCCCGCTGCTGGTGTTCGGGGTGTTCGTCGCGGTCGTGACCGTCACCCACGACGTGGTGCACCGCAGCCTCGGGCTGACCGCGCGCCAGACCGAGTGGGCGCTGTTCGCGATGGGCGTGGTGCTGCTGGAGAGCGGCCACGCCTACCGCGACACCCACCTGCAGCACCACCGCCTGTTCCCGTCCGACGACGACCCCGAGGGCTACCCGGCCAGGCTGACCCTGCTCGGCGCGATCGCGTACGGGCCGGTGTTCCTCGGGCGGCTGTGGTGGTGGGCGTTCCGCCGCGCCGCGGGGGACGCGCGCCGCCGCGCGTGGCTGCTGGTCGAGGCGGTGATGCCGGTCGCGGTGCTGGCCGGCGGGGTGCTGCTGTGGCCGTACACCCCGGGCCTGCTCGTCTACGCGGTGATGGCGGTCGTCGGCAGCTGGGTGTATCCGCTGCTGACCGTCTACCTGCCGCACCACCGGTACGGCGACGACCCGCTGACCCAGACGCGTACGCTGCGCGGCAGGATCATCCCCGCCGTCTTCCTGGAACTGACCTACCACCTGGAGCACCACCTGTACCCGCAGATCCCCAGCCACCGCCTGCCCGAACTGGCCCGCCGCCTCGATCCGCACCTCGCGCGCGCCGGGGTCAGGCCGGTCCGGGTGATCTGA
- a CDS encoding alpha/beta hydrolase — protein MIPVRQALIASLLLAGALTAAAGCGGPGSAQPTDPAAAARQQVIDTADADCLADRGPLVVVTGAGQNMTAAIEAGSGDTGVVLLHQVDGTMCQWYPYALVLAQKGYRTLAPDITSRDAVEVAQAAIAHLRAEGAKRVFVLGASRGGTIALAAAAATTPPVDGVIALSAPTVYDANATTAVKTLAVPTIFAAGDLDGTFPDHARELYSLSVSTHKRLIIRSSADHGVSLLGGDLDDIVLAFLTDPVSATAAGQS, from the coding sequence TTGATCCCTGTCCGGCAGGCCCTGATCGCCAGCCTTCTGCTGGCCGGGGCACTGACCGCAGCCGCCGGGTGCGGCGGCCCGGGATCGGCGCAGCCGACGGATCCGGCCGCGGCCGCGCGGCAGCAGGTCATCGACACCGCCGACGCGGACTGCCTGGCCGACCGCGGGCCGCTCGTCGTCGTCACCGGCGCTGGGCAGAACATGACCGCCGCGATCGAGGCGGGCAGCGGCGACACCGGCGTGGTGCTGCTGCACCAGGTCGACGGCACGATGTGCCAGTGGTACCCGTACGCGCTGGTCCTGGCGCAGAAGGGTTACCGGACGCTGGCGCCGGACATCACCTCCCGCGACGCCGTGGAGGTCGCCCAGGCCGCGATCGCCCACCTGCGAGCCGAAGGCGCCAAGCGGGTGTTCGTCCTCGGAGCATCGCGCGGCGGCACCATCGCCCTGGCCGCGGCAGCAGCCACCACGCCGCCCGTGGACGGCGTGATCGCCCTGTCCGCGCCGACCGTGTACGACGCCAACGCCACGACCGCCGTGAAGACGCTGGCCGTGCCCACCATCTTCGCCGCCGGGGACCTCGACGGCACCTTCCCCGACCACGCCAGGGAGCTGTACAGCCTGTCGGTCTCCACGCACAAGCGGCTGATCATCCGCTCCAGCGCCGACCACGGCGTGTCCCTGCTCGGCGGCGACCTGGACGACATCGTCCTGGCCTTCCTGACCGACCCGGTGTCGGCCACCGCGGCCGGGCAGTCCTGA
- a CDS encoding TetR family transcriptional regulator, whose protein sequence is MTAPQEPTPKARRGRRSGSASTRQAVLDAARVRFATDGFAATTIRRVAADAGVDASQVMQFFGTKDELFAAVRAIPASAVRRFDTAFEGPDEHLGERVVRAYLAAWEEVAEESEPLMAMLRGAIVNEDASAQLRDFIESRLRHGITGGTRHDEQDAMLRVGLASAMLVGIITSRRVIGVPVLAAADTEQIVATVAPAIQLILVGPAPGHRHPV, encoded by the coding sequence GTGACCGCACCCCAGGAACCGACGCCCAAGGCCCGGCGGGGGCGCCGGTCCGGCTCCGCCAGCACCCGCCAGGCGGTGCTCGACGCGGCACGGGTGCGCTTCGCCACCGACGGCTTCGCCGCGACCACGATCCGGCGCGTCGCCGCCGACGCGGGAGTCGACGCCTCCCAGGTGATGCAGTTCTTCGGCACCAAGGACGAGCTGTTCGCCGCGGTGAGAGCCATCCCCGCCTCGGCGGTCAGGCGCTTCGACACCGCGTTCGAAGGGCCCGACGAGCACCTGGGCGAGCGGGTGGTCCGGGCCTACCTGGCCGCGTGGGAGGAGGTCGCCGAGGAGTCCGAGCCCCTGATGGCGATGCTGCGCGGCGCGATCGTCAACGAGGACGCCAGTGCGCAGCTACGCGACTTCATCGAGTCCCGGCTGCGCCACGGGATCACCGGCGGGACCCGCCACGACGAGCAGGACGCGATGCTGCGCGTCGGGCTGGCCTCGGCGATGCTGGTCGGCATCATCACCAGCCGGCGCGTCATCGGCGTGCCCGTGCTGGCCGCCGCGGACACCGAGCAGATCGTGGCCACCGTCGCCCCGGCCATCCAGCTCATCCTGGTCGGGCCTGCGCCCGGACACCGGCACCCTGTCTGA
- a CDS encoding NAD(P)/FAD-dependent oxidoreductase: MFRTDVQNLVPAGTRPPRALPRRCDVAVIGGGMSGMATALRLQADGLSTVVFEAHGHAGGCAGYYRHRGFSFDVGATTLVDFAPGGVGAELLDATGLTGLDGHDLPGYVAWLPDRTVTLHRDPARWHAERLRALGDTRAHRRFWAGLDHLAHVFWSASRAGIRLPVRTPADALHDLRAVGLRHWPLARHLNRTLGDELRRHGLRGQDSLVALLGMLVEDTVHSAVDRAPLINAALGVTIRGAGLSRHRGGMHGFWRRLVAHYRSLGGDLRTGCRVEQVTGRAGAFAVHTPRGTVTAATVVSAVPAQLTAALAPPEVAAGLGPYLRRDEPDLGGAVVVFLGVPEDEVAEHEFTHHQLLHDYARPLGEGNNMFVSVSGPGDLDSAPPGHRAVMISTHTELGDWAGLSEADYAVRKEEIGRRLIGYARRAYPRLGERAVVCQVGTPRSYQRFTGRPGGAVGGVRQTPANTNQHALGHRSALPGFWLVGDSTWPGLGTVACVLGSRIVADGVRRDTAAVAR, from the coding sequence ATGTTCAGAACAGATGTTCAGAACCTCGTCCCGGCGGGCACCCGCCCGCCGCGCGCCCTGCCGCGGCGCTGCGACGTCGCAGTCATCGGCGGCGGCATGTCCGGCATGGCCACCGCCCTGCGCCTGCAGGCCGACGGACTGTCCACCGTGGTCTTCGAAGCCCACGGCCACGCGGGCGGCTGCGCGGGCTACTACCGCCACCGCGGCTTCTCCTTCGACGTCGGCGCCACCACCCTGGTCGACTTCGCCCCCGGCGGCGTCGGCGCCGAACTGCTCGACGCCACCGGCCTGACCGGCCTGGACGGCCACGACCTGCCCGGATACGTCGCCTGGCTGCCCGACCGCACCGTCACCCTGCACCGCGACCCGGCCCGCTGGCACGCCGAGCGGCTGCGCGCCCTCGGCGACACCCGCGCCCACCGCCGCTTCTGGGCCGGGCTCGACCACCTGGCGCACGTGTTCTGGTCGGCCAGCCGCGCCGGCATCCGCCTGCCCGTACGCACCCCCGCCGACGCCCTGCACGACCTGCGCGCCGTCGGCCTGCGCCATTGGCCGCTGGCCCGGCACCTGAACCGGACGCTGGGCGACGAGCTGCGCCGCCACGGCCTGCGCGGGCAGGACAGCCTCGTCGCACTGCTCGGCATGCTCGTGGAGGACACGGTGCACAGCGCCGTCGACCGGGCGCCGCTGATCAACGCGGCGCTCGGCGTCACGATCCGGGGCGCGGGCCTGAGCCGCCACCGGGGCGGCATGCACGGCTTCTGGCGCCGCCTGGTCGCCCACTACCGCAGCCTCGGCGGCGACCTGCGCACCGGCTGCCGCGTCGAGCAGGTCACCGGCCGGGCGGGCGCGTTCGCGGTGCACACCCCGCGCGGCACCGTCACCGCCGCGACCGTCGTCAGCGCCGTCCCGGCCCAGCTGACCGCCGCGCTCGCGCCGCCGGAGGTGGCCGCCGGGCTCGGGCCGTACCTGCGGCGCGACGAACCCGACCTGGGCGGGGCGGTCGTGGTGTTCCTCGGGGTGCCCGAGGACGAGGTGGCCGAGCACGAGTTCACCCACCACCAGCTGCTGCACGACTACGCGCGGCCGCTGGGGGAGGGCAACAACATGTTCGTGTCGGTGTCCGGCCCCGGCGACCTCGACAGCGCCCCACCCGGCCACCGCGCCGTGATGATCTCCACGCACACCGAGCTGGGCGACTGGGCCGGGCTGTCCGAAGCCGACTACGCGGTGCGCAAGGAGGAGATCGGGCGGCGGCTGATCGGGTATGCCCGGCGCGCCTACCCGAGGCTGGGGGAGCGGGCCGTGGTGTGCCAGGTGGGCACGCCGCGCAGCTACCAGCGGTTCACCGGGCGGCCAGGAGGGGCGGTCGGGGGCGTACGGCAGACGCCGGCCAACACCAACCAGCACGCCCTGGGCCACCGCAGCGCCCTGCCCGGGTTCTGGCTCGTCGGCGACAGCACCTGGCCCGGTCTGGGGACCGTCGCCTGCGTGCTGGGCAGCCGGATCGTCGCCGACGGCGTGCGGCGCGACACCGCGGCGGTGGCCCGGTGA
- a CDS encoding ABC transporter permease, with amino-acid sequence MLRDLRAHLGRVAMTLAAIVLGVGFVVATWVVSDSAAATVRGGGQRTDLAALVESDASRTGITEQAVARLAALPGVTRAEGVRTGYAALVRADGKLGTTTWPDAGGTDWDGSQRFALTAGRGPERSGEVALEQQAATDAGVGLGGTARILLTDGRNDTATVVGLFTYRPAGRELDPGVAYDPDTAARLLHRRDEAPGTAPGFARVEVSSPDEPAVLAAVRAELGSGFEVRSGSELRTQLEKSADSDADIIRKALLAFAAVALMAGVFVIANTFTMLVTQRTRQFALLRAVGARRAQVRRAVLAEALVLGLVGSTLGVGLGVGLGLLAMRVLPVADTVRYAVSPWAILLGYAVGVVVTMVSAYGSARRAARVSPMAALRTDAAVPRRSLVLGTVLGLLAVGAGVALIATTSAETLDEPARVQAMAGAVLAWVGLLLMAPVLVAGVLRPLSRLLGRRGGPVTRIALRNAVRDPRRTAATASALMIGLSLVSAFATVGQTLASGLTDEVRAAVPQEAVVLRAAAFGILDDSARTTAAAVPGLGALAAPQLGSAQLVPASGRPLEVDVTALDPAALGTALRPQLVSGRADLRGGILLDQQRAAEAGLGVGDSVRLRFTTPDSAGNPAHVEVQTTVAGLHHGTDLLRGVVLDRSELPAGLDTYTDTMVAVGADPAALRTALDRAFAQRPDVVVMDRDQLLDEVLRPFNLVLGLVYVLLGAAVVIAVFGVVNTLALSVLERTRELGVFRALGASRPLVRRTVRRESVVICLYGGLLGIAVGVLLGGVMQYVILANPVFSMSVPWPTAGVALAGMALVGVLAALWPARRAARADILAAIASQ; translated from the coding sequence ATGCTGCGCGATCTGCGCGCACACCTGGGCCGGGTCGCGATGACCCTGGCCGCGATCGTGCTCGGGGTGGGCTTCGTCGTCGCCACCTGGGTGGTGTCGGACTCCGCCGCCGCCACCGTCCGCGGCGGCGGGCAGCGCACCGACCTGGCCGCCCTCGTGGAAAGTGACGCATCCCGAACGGGGATAACCGAGCAGGCCGTCGCCCGGCTGGCGGCCCTGCCCGGCGTGACCCGCGCCGAGGGCGTACGCACCGGCTACGCCGCCCTGGTCCGCGCCGACGGCAAGCTCGGCACCACCACCTGGCCCGACGCGGGCGGCACCGACTGGGACGGCTCGCAGCGCTTCGCGCTCACCGCCGGGCGCGGCCCCGAGCGCTCCGGCGAGGTCGCGCTGGAGCAGCAGGCCGCGACCGACGCCGGGGTGGGCCTCGGCGGCACGGCCCGCATCCTGCTCACCGACGGCCGCAACGACACCGCGACCGTGGTCGGGCTGTTCACCTACCGTCCCGCCGGGCGCGAACTCGACCCCGGGGTCGCGTACGACCCCGACACCGCCGCCCGGCTGCTGCACCGCCGGGACGAGGCACCCGGGACCGCGCCCGGCTTCGCCCGCGTCGAGGTGTCCAGCCCCGACGAGCCCGCCGTCCTGGCCGCCGTACGGGCCGAGCTCGGCTCCGGCTTCGAGGTGCGCTCCGGCAGCGAGCTGCGTACGCAGCTGGAGAAGTCCGCAGACAGCGACGCCGACATCATCCGCAAGGCGCTGCTCGCGTTCGCGGCCGTGGCCCTGATGGCCGGGGTGTTCGTCATCGCCAACACCTTCACCATGCTGGTCACCCAGCGCACCCGCCAGTTCGCGCTGCTGCGCGCGGTCGGGGCGCGCCGGGCCCAGGTCCGCCGGGCCGTGCTCGCCGAAGCGCTCGTGCTCGGCCTGGTCGGGTCGACGCTCGGGGTCGGCCTCGGTGTCGGGCTGGGCCTGCTGGCGATGCGGGTGCTGCCGGTCGCCGACACGGTGCGCTACGCCGTGTCGCCGTGGGCGATCCTGCTCGGCTACGCCGTCGGCGTCGTCGTGACAATGGTGTCGGCCTACGGGTCGGCCCGCCGCGCCGCCCGGGTGTCGCCCATGGCCGCGCTGCGCACCGACGCCGCCGTCCCGCGCCGCTCGCTGGTCCTGGGCACCGTCCTCGGCCTGCTCGCCGTCGGGGCGGGCGTCGCGCTGATCGCGACGACGAGCGCCGAGACGCTGGACGAACCGGCCCGCGTCCAGGCGATGGCCGGGGCGGTGCTCGCCTGGGTCGGGCTGCTGCTGATGGCACCGGTCCTGGTCGCGGGCGTGCTGCGGCCGCTGTCGCGGCTGCTCGGCAGGCGGGGCGGGCCGGTCACCCGGATCGCGCTGCGCAACGCCGTACGCGACCCGCGCCGCACCGCCGCCACCGCGTCCGCACTGATGATCGGCCTGTCGCTGGTCAGCGCGTTCGCGACCGTCGGCCAGACCCTCGCCTCCGGTCTCACCGACGAGGTGCGTGCCGCGGTGCCGCAGGAGGCGGTCGTGCTGCGCGCGGCGGCGTTCGGGATCCTCGACGACTCCGCCCGCACCACCGCTGCGGCGGTGCCCGGCCTCGGTGCGCTGGCCGCGCCGCAGCTCGGCAGCGCACAGCTGGTGCCCGCGAGCGGCCGGCCGCTGGAGGTCGACGTCACCGCCCTCGACCCCGCCGCCCTGGGCACGGCACTGCGGCCGCAGCTGGTCTCGGGCCGGGCCGACCTGCGCGGCGGCATCCTGCTCGACCAGCAGCGCGCGGCCGAAGCCGGGCTCGGCGTCGGCGACTCGGTCCGGCTCCGGTTCACCACCCCCGACAGCGCGGGCAACCCGGCCCACGTCGAGGTCCAGACCACCGTCGCGGGCCTGCACCACGGCACCGACCTGCTGCGCGGCGTCGTGCTCGACCGGTCCGAGCTGCCCGCCGGACTCGACACCTACACCGACACGATGGTCGCCGTCGGCGCCGACCCGGCCGCACTGCGCACCGCCCTGGACCGGGCGTTCGCCCAGCGGCCCGACGTGGTGGTGATGGACCGCGACCAGCTGCTCGACGAGGTGCTGCGACCGTTCAACCTGGTCCTCGGCCTGGTGTACGTGCTGCTCGGCGCCGCCGTGGTGATCGCGGTGTTCGGCGTCGTGAACACCCTGGCGCTGTCGGTGCTGGAACGCACCCGCGAGCTGGGCGTGTTCCGGGCGCTGGGCGCGTCCCGGCCGCTGGTGCGCCGCACCGTACGCCGCGAGAGCGTGGTCATCTGCCTGTACGGCGGCCTGCTCGGCATCGCGGTCGGCGTGCTGCTGGGCGGGGTGATGCAGTACGTCATCCTGGCCAACCCGGTGTTCTCGATGTCTGTCCCGTGGCCGACCGCCGGTGTGGCGCTGGCGGGCATGGCGCTGGTCGGCGTGCTGGCCGCGCTGTGGCCGGCCCGCCGCGCGGCCCGCGCCGACATCCTCGCCGCGATCGCCTCGCAGTGA
- a CDS encoding ABC transporter ATP-binding protein, with product MTSFEAAVSAEDLTKRYGSGDAQVVALDAVTVAFGRGELTAIMGPSGSGKSTLMHCLAGLDTPTGGQVWLHGSRHGSPDRVELSGLRDDALTALRRDRMGFVFQAFNLLPTLTAWENITLPLELAGRRPDRAFADTVIDAVGLRDRLHHRPSQLSGGQQQRVACARALVSRPDVVFADEPTGALDSRTGAEVLGFLRRSVDELGQTVVMVTHDPVAAGYADRVLFLADGVIVDELRDASADRVLDRVRSLESAARGRTSVGAGA from the coding sequence ATGACCAGTTTCGAAGCCGCGGTGAGCGCGGAAGACCTGACCAAACGGTACGGCTCGGGCGACGCCCAGGTGGTCGCGCTGGACGCGGTGACCGTCGCGTTCGGCCGCGGCGAACTCACCGCGATCATGGGCCCGTCCGGGTCCGGCAAGTCGACCCTGATGCACTGCCTGGCGGGTCTGGACACCCCGACCGGCGGCCAGGTGTGGCTGCACGGCTCCCGCCACGGCAGCCCCGACCGGGTGGAGCTGAGCGGCCTGCGCGACGACGCGCTGACCGCGCTGCGCCGCGACCGGATGGGCTTCGTGTTCCAGGCGTTCAACCTGCTGCCCACCCTGACCGCCTGGGAGAACATCACCCTGCCGCTGGAACTGGCCGGGCGTCGCCCCGACCGGGCCTTCGCCGACACCGTGATCGACGCCGTCGGCCTGCGCGACCGGCTGCACCACCGCCCGTCGCAGCTGTCCGGCGGCCAGCAGCAGCGGGTCGCCTGCGCCCGCGCCCTGGTCAGCCGCCCCGACGTCGTGTTCGCCGACGAACCCACCGGGGCGCTGGACTCCCGCACCGGCGCCGAGGTGCTGGGGTTCCTGCGCCGCAGCGTCGACGAGCTCGGCCAGACCGTCGTCATGGTCACCCACGACCCGGTCGCGGCCGGGTACGCCGACCGGGTGCTGTTCCTGGCCGACGGCGTCATCGTCGACGAACTGCGCGACGCCTCCGCCGACCGGGTCCTGGACCGGGTCCGGTCCCTGGAGTCGGCCGCTCGGGGCCGTACGAGCGTCGGGGCGGGTGCCTGA
- a CDS encoding CocE/NonD family hydrolase produces MSSDLTMYTASGPLPAARTGVLTGFAPGTQTLEAGFRIAPQFRDLPVDVVLDKDVAVTLRDGVTIHVDVFRPAGDEQVPVIVAWSPYGKGQGTSASVMGVFGLVGLSNQTVSGLAKFEAPDPAYWCAQGYAVCNPDVRGVVDSDGDSVLWDRQEGRDCYDLVEWLAVQPWCTGKVGMSGTSYLAVAQWFTAAEQPPHLAAINPWEGVSDVYRDLVLRGGMPDTGFAAQLQHGSFFGRSRKEDVLAEAERYPLMNELWADKIPEFDRIAVPAYVVASYSNTLHTAGTFRAWRRMASPDKWLRIHNSQEWPDYYDAANVEDLRRFFDHYLKGVDNGWEQTPHVRYSVLDLRGGDEVGVPADTFPPEGTVSQRFYLDARSRSLSVTAPSEQAEAAYTADANPGAVSFITRFDVETVLVGYPKAHLWVEARDADDMDLFVLVQKLDAYGTPLAAFTVPNQSAMAHDLTDHGATILRYKGSDGRLRVSARHLDPALSTDDVPAHTFDRVEKLSAGQIVDIEIDLLPVGLRFSPGEQLRFIVSARNLLGTMMPGIREYVGANSGRHVIHTGAATPSYLQLPVRTR; encoded by the coding sequence ATGAGCAGTGACTTGACGATGTACACCGCTTCCGGGCCGCTGCCCGCCGCCCGCACCGGGGTGCTGACCGGCTTCGCACCGGGCACCCAGACGCTGGAGGCCGGTTTCCGGATCGCCCCCCAGTTCCGGGACCTGCCGGTCGACGTCGTGCTGGATAAGGACGTCGCGGTCACCCTGCGCGACGGCGTGACGATCCACGTCGACGTCTTCCGGCCCGCCGGGGACGAGCAGGTGCCGGTGATCGTGGCGTGGAGCCCGTACGGCAAGGGCCAGGGCACCTCGGCCAGTGTGATGGGCGTCTTCGGTCTCGTCGGGCTGAGCAACCAGACCGTCTCCGGACTGGCGAAGTTCGAGGCACCCGACCCGGCGTACTGGTGCGCCCAGGGCTACGCGGTCTGCAACCCGGACGTGCGCGGAGTCGTCGACTCCGACGGCGACAGCGTGCTGTGGGACCGCCAGGAGGGCCGGGACTGCTACGACCTCGTCGAATGGCTGGCCGTCCAGCCGTGGTGCACCGGCAAGGTCGGCATGAGCGGCACCTCCTACCTCGCGGTCGCGCAGTGGTTCACCGCCGCCGAGCAGCCGCCGCACCTGGCGGCGATCAACCCGTGGGAGGGCGTCAGCGACGTCTACCGGGACCTGGTGCTGCGGGGCGGGATGCCCGACACCGGGTTCGCCGCGCAGTTGCAGCACGGGAGCTTCTTCGGCCGCAGCCGCAAGGAGGACGTCCTGGCCGAGGCCGAGCGCTACCCGCTGATGAACGAGCTGTGGGCCGACAAGATCCCGGAGTTCGACCGGATCGCCGTGCCCGCCTACGTGGTAGCCAGCTACTCCAACACGCTGCACACCGCCGGCACGTTCCGCGCCTGGCGGCGCATGGCCTCGCCGGACAAGTGGCTGCGCATCCACAACAGCCAGGAGTGGCCCGACTACTACGACGCGGCGAACGTCGAGGACCTGCGCCGCTTCTTCGACCACTACCTCAAGGGCGTCGACAACGGCTGGGAGCAGACGCCGCACGTCCGCTACTCCGTGCTCGACCTGCGCGGCGGCGACGAGGTCGGCGTGCCCGCCGACACGTTTCCGCCCGAAGGCACCGTCTCGCAGCGGTTCTACCTCGACGCCCGATCCCGCTCGCTGAGCGTCACGGCCCCGTCCGAGCAGGCCGAGGCGGCGTACACGGCGGACGCCAACCCGGGCGCGGTCTCCTTCATCACCCGGTTCGACGTCGAGACCGTGCTGGTCGGCTACCCCAAGGCGCACCTGTGGGTGGAGGCGCGCGACGCCGACGACATGGACCTGTTCGTCCTGGTGCAGAAACTCGACGCGTACGGCACACCCCTGGCCGCCTTCACGGTGCCCAACCAGAGCGCGATGGCCCACGACCTGACCGACCACGGCGCGACCATCCTGCGCTACAAGGGCTCCGACGGCCGGCTGCGCGTCTCGGCGCGCCACCTCGACCCGGCCCTGTCGACCGATGACGTCCCGGCGCACACCTTCGACCGCGTCGAGAAGCTGTCCGCAGGGCAGATCGTCGACATCGAGATCGACCTGCTGCCCGTCGGCCTGAGGTTCAGCCCGGGGGAGCAGCTGCGGTTCATCGTCAGCGCCCGCAACCTGCTGGGCACGATGATGCCCGGCATCCGGGAGTACGTCGGCGCCAACAGCGGCCGGCACGTCATCCACACCGGCGCAGCGACCCCGTCCTACCTCCAGCTGCCGGTCCGGACGCGCTGA